GCTAGTAGGTCATTGTCTCAGTTATGTAAAGAATAGTAAGCATTGAATTGTTTGTTTCCAGGCATCTACTTCGTCTGATGGCATGCTGACCCTCGATCTGGTCGATGAGGAGGACGTCAGTTCTCCGGAGGACGAGGGAGCCGTCTGGGTCAAAGACTTCCGGGTCGACCTGGACAAGCTGGCCCCGGGGCGCCCGCGGTCGGGCACGGACGTCTCCAAATTCCGTGTCGCCCCTGCCGAGGGCCGGGTGAAGACAGGGAGCCTCCCGCGGGGGAGCGAGATGTCCTGGAGTCGGCCGCCGCCACACGTGGAGGGacagacccagacccaggtCCACACGCCGGCCCACGCCCGCACCCCCCAGCCGGGGAAGAGGGCCCTCTTCCAGGCCCGGAGTCGCTGCGCCTCCATGGACGACGCGCTGTCCCGCGGTGGGGACCGGAGGGGGGGCCGGAGGGACGTCAGCAGCCGTGGGGGGGCCGCCCTCGCCCACAGTCCCACAGGGCACCTGCAGGACCTCATCGCCCAGAGGCTGCAGCGCACCCAGGAGCTGCTCGCCGAAATCCAGGAGCAGGACCTGCCACCCCGGCCCAGGGAAAATTCGGCTCACGGGAGGGGCATGGATTCACCCCGCATGAGGCGCCTGAGGGGAAACGACTCACCCCACTCAAAGGGGTCTGGGTCACCCCACAGCAAGAGCTCAGACTCCCCCTGCCTGAAGGGGAAGGATTCGCCCCGTTCGAAGGCAAAGGACTCGCCTCGGGTCAAAGGCTCAAAGGCGTCCCATTCCAAGAGTGTGAACTCGTCGCGGGGCAAGGTCACGGACTCGCCCGACTCGAGGGCCCCCAACTCACCGCATCTTAGGAACTTAGACTTTACTCACCTGAAGGAGTCGGACTCGCCCCTCTCCACCGGCTCGAACTCGCCCCACTCCAAGGGGGGTGGCTCACCCCATCTGAAGAGGGCAGAGATCCTGAGGGCGGCCAGCTCGCCGCTCCTCCTCCGAGGGGTCAGGGACTCGCCCTTGCGGGAGGGCGTTGTTGTGGGGGGGTCAGAATGGGAGGTGCGGCGGGCGGCAGCGGAGCGCCTCCTACAGGAGGCCATCACCTCGTGGCGCGAGGCGAAAGAGGTGCTGCAGGAGGTGAAGCAGCTGCAGGAGCGACAGCGCAAGGCGGAGCCCGCCGCCGCGGCAAcggcagcatcagcatcaacaACGCCAAAAAAGCAGGCCACGCCTTCCCACGACAGCAAGCCCAAAGAGCCCTGACGTGCTCTCATCAGCACGAGAAATGCATGCTGGGACAGCTAGCCCTCCCACCACTTTCCCTCTAAGAATGCCAAACAAGTGGGAGGAGAAGAATTTCAAGCACACGTTGTTGATGATGGGTTCTTATCACATTTTATTCAGCACTCCTTTTTAATAATGTGGTGTTGCCACTACTTGCTATTCTgatgttactatggttactatgGGCTATCTTTCTATGATTCTGCATCCCTGGATCTTTGCACTGAAGTTGACTGGAACGGTGCTGAGCATATAGGAGAGATGGTTCTGGAACCTCATCTTCTACAGGGTTGCATTGTGGTTGTGGATTGTTATACTGACAACGTATTGAGTGCGAACTGCTCACTGTCCCACTTTCTGCTACAGGGCCTGCAGGAAAATCTGTTtcgggtgagagtgtgtgtgaatgttgtttCCCAGTGCCCTGCAGTCCCCTCcgtttggtgtgtgagtgtgtgtgtgtgtgtgtatgagagaatgtgtgtgtgtgtgtgtgtgtgtgtgtgtgtgtgtgtgtgtgtgtgtgtgtgtgtgtgtgtgtgtgtgtgtgtgtgtgtgtgtatgtttttaagtTTGTACAAGTGTGACTGTggtagtttgtgtatgtggagaAGCAAATgaaggagcgtgtgtgtgtgtgtgcatgtgcgtgtgcgtatgtatgtgtctttgtatgtgtgtgagagagagactgtatgtgcatatgtatgtgtctgtgtgtgtgtgtgagagacagagactgtatgtatgtgtgtttgtgtgagagacagagagactgtatgtgtgtgtgtgtctgtggaataTGCAGCTCAGTGTGCTTGTCACAGTTCTGGGTCATGGGCTGTAATGACTCAGGCACACTAACAGCCTGGTGAAACACTGACATGCTTTTTTTCCCTGGGCAACCCGGCCATACTGTGAATACAGTGCCCTCTAGAATTATTGGCACCTTTGCTAAAGATGATTGAAAAGGCTTATACAAATCACTTTAACAGTTAGTAATCTTAATATTATATTaaagaatataaataaatcttatCTTTATTTGTTTAGTCTGAGAATAAAGCAACCattagtgattttttttttttttttatcatcacaaatgtcacaaaagaaatttgaatttgaattgaatttacattgaaggaaatgtaaatgaaatatgATCCCGCGCATATTTAACTAATATTAAGTTGGCCTATGTGTTTAGGAAATAGCAGTCAACATTGATTTCCCAATGGTCAAATAAGTGAAAGAAGACCATAGTTTAAAAACTTAAGTAGCATTTTCTCCTAATTTTtcgcctccgcctcttcctttctttgtcCACTACCAAAAGACGAACGGCTGACCACGCCAGTGCCATTTACGAAACCATCAGTGGTGAGCGAGAGTGGTGTGAAATGCAgctgcagaacacacacgctAGTTGGCCATAGGCTGTAGTGTTTGCGGTGTGGTCAAGCGCAACTTTTTGACCCAGACACCCAGCCAGCGTGAGGTGAGGCCTTTGTCGCCGCTGGTTCTTCGATGACGGTTTGGTGTGTCTCTGGCTTAAGACATCACCTTCAGGCCAATCAAAATCTGGCTGCCTCTGCCAAGAAGCTAAAACTTGGTTGTGGTTGgatcttccagcaggacaacgATCCAAAGCACACTTCTAAATCCACTCAAAAATGGCTAAAATAACACAACATCAAGCTTTTGCCAAAATCCAATTGAAAACCTGAGGGTTGAGCTCAACAAGAGACTGCAGAAGAGAAGACTCAGGAATCTGCAAGATGTGGAGAGATTCTGCATTGACGAATGTTAGAAAATCCCTTCTTCTGTGTTCTCAAGTCTTATAACACATTGCAAGAGAAGACTCAGTGCTGTTCTGCCGCACACAATACTTAATGAGGGGGTGCCCATGTTTATTtggaataaaatgtattatttgacacttgtttataaaataaaatgtattttgtgatcaTCTGTGATTTTTTTCCATGTGGTAATTGGCTCATGTGGAattaatattttgtatttatttggcaACATTTGATAAACACTAGGGGGAATTTTCATAAGGCTTTTTCACTCGTATTAAATAAGGGTGCCGATCATTCTAGAAGGCATATATTATTTCATAACATGCTTGTTTGTATCGGTATgcttttattctttccttccAATGATAACTACTTTCTGTATTTTTTGTGACTCTTGGCACTTTTAACAATAAATGTGTTGTTTATCTGTCAAGGATGGTTTAATTATTTAACAGCCTGAGTAATACATAGATGACAGTTCTGTTTATAGTAAATGTTTCTCATATGATTTATGCAGAGTTTGTGGACAGGAGTCAACCACCTCTTACTGAATTTCATACTGATTCATTTCGAACTAACCTTTTTATGCTTACTTGCTGGGAATCTACTGGCAGTCCTCTTAAGTGGCTTCTTGACCTCTCTGTCGTTGTATTAATTCAGAGTCATGTCTCTAGGAGACCACTTTCCTCTGCGTTGGGAGCATACAGTAAACCGTGTAGCCTTCACACAAAGAACCAAACAGCTTGCAGTTCAGTAGAAGTTTTTCAATCATAATTCGTGTACACCGGAGACACATCTGAAACTCATCCAACTTGCTCAGGCATTTTTAATAACATTGATTTGCGTCTGCCCCGGTTGTATTGCGTGGGTTTCCCCCTGGAGCACAGAGCCCTGGCATTGTTTGGCATAATTGCAGTTCATAAAGGGGCGGCAAGCGATCCGGCAAAGGAGGTTATTAACGCAGATTGGGCCCCAGTATGATGGATATTATGAGATCATAATTACAGACGTCAACGTGAATGGTTATTTGGTCAACCAAACTTCATCAGGTTGGGTGGATAGGGTAGGTCGATCCACAAACTCAAGCACACCTTCACTGAGCAGTATACATGC
The sequence above is drawn from the Clupea harengus chromosome 19, Ch_v2.0.2, whole genome shotgun sequence genome and encodes:
- the plekho1a gene encoding pleckstrin homology domain-containing family O member 1-A; amino-acid sequence: MKKSNGTKRGLQDANQLSSQPDKVGWIRKFCGRGIFREIWKNRFVMLKGDHLYIFEKEMKDDGKTHEVFDLAEYERSEELRKAKSRSKKNHSKFTLLRCRQPGNRTPNLVFLAVSPEEKESWINVLNTAIVRAKNRILDEVTIEEESLLAHPTRDRAKIPPGRRLPTRGHLMTVASTSSDGMLTLDLVDEEDVSSPEDEGAVWVKDFRVDLDKLAPGRPRSGTDVSKFRVAPAEGRVKTGSLPRGSEMSWSRPPPHVEGQTQTQVHTPAHARTPQPGKRALFQARSRCASMDDALSRGGDRRGGRRDVSSRGGAALAHSPTGHLQDLIAQRLQRTQELLAEIQEQDLPPRPRENSAHGRGMDSPRMRRLRGNDSPHSKGSGSPHSKSSDSPCLKGKDSPRSKAKDSPRVKGSKASHSKSVNSSRGKVTDSPDSRAPNSPHLRNLDFTHLKESDSPLSTGSNSPHSKGGGSPHLKRAEILRAASSPLLLRGVRDSPLREGVVVGGSEWEVRRAAAERLLQEAITSWREAKEVLQEVKQLQERQRKAEPAAAATAASASTTPKKQATPSHDSKPKEP